A window of [Clostridium] innocuum genomic DNA:
CTGTCTTTAACAGTATCAGCACATCATCATAATACTTGTGATACACATTGTCCGTCTTGATGAATGACAGTAGGACTTGTTCTTGCTCCTCTGTCAATGCGACTTTCTCTTTGGTATCATTTTCTATGACTTCACTTAACTTGAAATCAAAAGGGTTTTTCCTTACACAATCGTCTTGTATGGCGATATAGAATGACGCTTTTAACGAGCGTTTATGGTTGTTAATGGTGTTATAGGAAAAGCCTTTGTCTTTCATGCGTAACGCCCATTCCTTAGCGTCAGAGGGTTTTATCGTATCAATGCTCCTAGCACCTAACTTGTCCTCTTTCAATAACCGCATGAGCTGTTCCCGTTGTTTCTGTGTGCTTTTCTTCACATTTGCCCTCTGTGCGTTCTGTTTGGCGTAGAGTTGGCAAAGCGTCATTTTCTTGCCTGTGCTGTCGATACCGTCCTCAATATCCCGTCTTATCTGCTGTTCCAGTTCACGAAGTGAGGATTTTTCCCGTTTTCCCTTTGGTGTCGGGTCTGTGGGTATCAATCTCCAAGCATACACATATTTTGTGTTTCCAAATGCGTCCACATATTTATATAAGTATTTTCCATCTGTTCGTTGGCTCTCTCCAGTATGCAGGATACGTCCTTTACTATCCCGTCTTTTTTCTTTCATGGTGTCTGCTCCTTTCCTTGTTGGAAAGAGCCTTGATATGACTTGTGTTCATCATAACACATACAAGGCTCATTTGCATTAGATAGCGTCCAATTTGTCAATAACCTGTTCAAACTGTCGGCGTTTAATCTGTATGCGGTTGCCATTCATAATGAGCCAGCCAGCGTCCTTGTTTTCCTCTGCCAATCGTCTTAACTTGTTTTCTCCGATACGGAAATACTTTGACGCTTCTTCAATGGTAAGGGTGTATTTTTCCCATACAGGAATATCGTTGTTATTCATCAGATACCCCCTTTCCCATGTTTCGTGTCATACTGGATATAGGGGATAAGGTCGGTGCGGTCTATCCTCTGTAAGTGGGCGGTTAGTTTACTGGAAAGGGAATTGCTGTATCTTGCCTTATCAAGCATAGTTCCCACTTTTTCCAGTCCACCTAATGCGTCATGTTCTTCTAAGAAGTAAAAACTTTTGACAGCGGAAATCACACCACCCTCTGTGAGCCATTGCTGTGTTTCTTCAAGAGAATTATGTAGTTTCGGTACTTGCAGTTTCAAGACTTCCACAGCCCCTAAAAAGCGTTCCCAAAACCGACACGTTTTCCATCTGCTCTTATTACTTTCATTTCTGCTTGGTACGACAAAGCGTAGGTTGTTTGCCAATAGCCCGAAAGCCAGTTCACCAAGTTCCAGCGGTCTGTCTTTGAATGTCATGGCAAAAGCATGAGCCTTATCATCACGCAGTTGCATTTCTGTCCGTTTCCAACTGCCGACTTCATCAAGTGTCTTATTATGTTTTGAACAGACTTCCTTATCTTTATCATAAAAGCGGTAGGACAATCCCGATTTACCAGCACCGATATAAACAGTCTTTGCGGTGTCGAAATCATCAAACTTGCTTTCGTCAAAGTGGTAGCCCTCACTATTCGAGATAAATTCCTCTTTTTCGCATTTCTTCTTTATCTGCTCTATGGTAAAGAATGGCTTTTCGTTCTTATCATCAATGGCAATATCAAGTCTTGTGAAATGGAAATTATCCAGTCCGTATCTTCGCTCACAGCGTCGGAACATATCCCCAAAGGTATAATTCCTACTGTCGAGAATACGGAAAATATCATCACAACCTCTGCCAGTCATAACAAGATAACAGCCTAGTCCCTGTGGGTTGTCCTCTGTCTTTCTTGCGTCCCCCGATACATAAATATCTCCAATCTGCCAGCGTGCTTGATAAGTCTTGAATTTTATTGTTGCTGGATAAACATTGAAAATGTCAGTCGGTAAATCTAAAATGTGCATGATTACATCTTCAGCGGTTGCAGTTTCAAATACAATGCTGATGTAATCAATCTTAACGGATAAATTTTTGTGTGTAGTTATAGTGCATTACTCCTTTCGTACTTCCCGTTTTTTTGCGGGGTAAAAATCGTGTTTTGTCCTTTATTTATCACAGTTTCTAGGTACTATGACATGTATGCGCAGGGCGGTGTTACATATACGCCCTTTACGAACGCCTAACGGCGTTCCCTTTCTTCCTGTGTCTGCCCCGTTCTTAACGCTCACGAGCCTTGTAAGGCTCGTGGCTAAACGGAACAGCCCCAGTCAGAAACCTTATTTTCGGTCTGATAGTCCATGCTTATTCATGCTATCAAAGTGAAAATATCTATTCTATATGCTTACTCAAACGTGTGATTGACCCTAGCGTACTTAATCGCTCTATCCAATACGATAATAACGCCATTAGAATTACTTGTCAAGAAGTTTTTGTTGACTTTTAGATATATATTAAGTATGATATGCTTATAAATACCAAGAAAAGCAACGGAAGGAGCGGTTATACTAAGTTATGGAGCATTATGAAAAGAAAATCAGTTTCTTAGGAGAGAACATACAAACCATAAGAAAACACAGAGGAATGAAACAGCAGGAACTTGCGGACAAAATCGGTATCAATATGCAGAGCCTTTCCAAGATTGAACGAGGTGTGAATTATCCTACCTTTGATACATTAGAAAAGATAATGGACGTGCTGGGTGTAACGCCCAATGAATTATTATCGGGAGAATGGAAGTATATCGACCACACCGAGCCATATATCATGGATATTATCAAACGGGAACAAGATTTTAATGTTTCCTTAGATTATCTGTCTGAAAATGAATTTTTCGATGATGAAAACGAATACAAATTTTACATGGAAACCATATTGATTAGGTACATCAGCAATTATCTTTCTAATGAGGTTGTAGAAATTGAAGAACTTATGGAAATCAAACAGTTGATACAGCGTCAAAAAATAGAACGCATGATGAAAGTACATAAGGAAATGCGAGGGTTAGACCGATACAGAGAACAGCCGAAAGAATACAAATATCACAACCCTTATGATGACTGGATATTCCGTCAACTTGCGGATATAGATAACAGAAAAAACATTCCTAATACTTCTCCACAAGTAGATTTCAATGAGGGAGATTATGAAGATTATCTAAAGGCGAAATGGAACAGAGGTCTTTAATTTCCTCTTGCATGGAAGATACAGCAAACAAAAAGCCCAGTAAAGAGTGCAAAGCACCACCAATGGTGGCAAGGCTCTTGACAGGGCTTTTTCTTTTCTGCACGTGAAAAAATGTTGACAAATAAAAGAGCATTAGTTATTCTAAGATTAGCTTAGACTAACTAATGTAAATCTAGGAAAGGAGGAGTTAAATGCAAAATAGAAATTTTAGAAAAATCGTGATATTAGTATGTATATGTTTACTTTCAACACCAATAGCAACTATTATTTCCGATTGTATAGACGTAACTACCACTGAATACGCTATAAGCAGAATTTCTAATTACTCATGGAGCATTAGATTTGCATGTCTTATGTTATCTATGTATTTTATTTTTGACAGAAAGGGGAACTAATCTATGAAGAAAATAGTATCGTTATTGTTAGCAACGGCTGTAATATTAACTAGCAACACTTTAAGTGTTCATGCAGAGACAAAACAAGAAAATTTACCTGATAGTGAAGTTGTTGAAGAATTTAATGTCTTTAATACAGATGTTATCGAAACAACTGAAGAAATACCTGATATTCAAACAAGAAGTCATATTACATATAAAGTGACAAAATTAAATCGGACAAGCGAAATAGGAGCGTACACAGGACAATCTGTTTCGGGAGAACCTGGTGTAACTATTTCTTTAAGTCAAATGAAAGCAACTTCTTTTTCAGCAAGTTCAAATGTTGCATGGAATGTAAAAGGAAAAGCACAAGCCACATTAGGTTTTAATTTCAGCAAGAGTTATACAATAGGGCATTCGGGTTCACGAAAAGTCCCTAGCACACACAATGGTAGGAAAGTTAAAAGAGCCGAACTGAAAGCTTATAGATTGTATGACAAACATACTTTTAAAGTAACGTGGACAAGTATTCATGTAAAACAACCTCAATATTACGGTACATATTGGGCAAAAAAACCAAGTGGTTACCATTATAAAATGGTATATTATTACAAATAAACAAATGTGTTCTGAAATTGATTTCGTCGAAACAGTGAAAAGAAGACTAGATATTTAAGTAATCTAGTCTTCTTTTCTTAGTTTTATATCATATCAAGGCTCGGTCAATCGTGGTAAATTCGTGGTAAAATGGTTATTTTTCTATACTTTAAAATGATTGAAAGTATAGTGTTTATATGGATAATCAAAAATTATATATATAATTTATGCATAAATTCTATATGCAATTCGCAGTGGGGATATCCATGTGCATGAACTGCAGCTGGACACGCCTTCCCCGTTATCACTGCCACTGCAGTGGCGTGTGGAAGCTGCTGAAATGTATGAATATACACCAACAACACCGGGGATCCAGCAGGCAGTATATGAAGAATTACAGCAAATGGAACAAATAAAGCCTTCCCTGGAGGCACTAAAGCATATGGGGAAGCGGAAAAAGACGATTCAATCTGCCAATGAGCTGCATACGCTGCTTATGATGGAAGGGGATATGACAGCACAGGAAATTAAGGCTGCATGTACGGACGAAATGGATGTTAAACATGCGGAAGGTCGGATAGCGGACTGGCTGCATGAACTGACCTCTCAGGAATTGATCACCTACATAGAACCCGGTCTCTGGATCGCCGCAGAACAGCGCGAGGAGTATGAGCAGGCACTGCTGGAGCATAAGTCTGAAGCCGGAATGCATATCATACGCCGCATGCTGTACTATCGGCAGGCACAGACGCTAAAGCAGCTGCAGGAGCGATATCTTGCGCAGGAGGAAGCTGTACAATTCTGGTTGCAGCAGCTTTGTTGGGAAAAAGAAGTCATCGAGGATGGTGGCTGCTATTATCATTCCAAACAGTATGAACGTGCAAGAAAACAAACAATTCGCAATTTACGCATTCAGGCTGTAACACAGCCATCTCATCACTATGCCGCTCTCCTTGTGAGCCGTGTTTTTCACAATGCCCCTGTCAAAGATCAGCTGAAGGATACACTGTCTCTATTCTGTAATCAGAAACATGCAGCCTCATTATGGGAAACGGTTTTATTGCCATCCCGTATAAGCGGCTATCAGCCGGAGCTGCTGGATCAGGAGCTGGCACAGGGAGAATATTTCTGGAAGCTGCATCCCGATGGCATGCTGAGCTTTCATCGTTACGAGGATATCGACTGGGAACAATCCACAGCTGCTGTAAACGACGGCAGCAGGGAAATGCAGACAGAGGACACGCAGGAGCAGCGGATTTATCAACGACTCAAAATTCAGGGAGCAAGCTTTCTGCATGCACTCAATCGTATACCGCAGGCCGGAGATGTGCATGCTAATCTACTGCGGCTTGCAGAGCAGGGCCTTGTCTGTGCGGACAGCTTTACGCCGGTGCGACAATGGCTGAATCGAAAGAAAATGAAAAAGGCAACCACTAAGCAGCAGCTCCATGCCAGAGCCTATGCAATGTCATCCGGAAGGTGGGATATACTGCGTCCGTTAAAGTCGATCCCGGAAGAGGCGCTGATTCAGGCATGCTTTCAAGAATACGGTATTGTATGCAGAGAAACCTTTCGCATATTCCTACA
This region includes:
- a CDS encoding tyrosine-type recombinase/integrase, whose protein sequence is MKEKRRDSKGRILHTGESQRTDGKYLYKYVDAFGNTKYVYAWRLIPTDPTPKGKREKSSLRELEQQIRRDIEDGIDSTGKKMTLCQLYAKQNAQRANVKKSTQKQREQLMRLLKEDKLGARSIDTIKPSDAKEWALRMKDKGFSYNTINNHKRSLKASFYIAIQDDCVRKNPFDFKLSEVIENDTKEKVALTEEQEQVLLSFIKTDNVYHKYYDDVLILLKTGLRISELCGLTIMDIDFIHEVVVINHQLLKSKEQGYYIETPKTKSGTRQVPLSRETIQAFQRVIKKRPKAEPFVIDGRGNFLFVNHKGKPKVAIDYNMLFVRIVKKYNKHHKDNPLPHITPHTLRHTFCTRLASKNMNPKDLQYIMGHSNISITMNWYAHASIDTAKSEVQRLIA
- a CDS encoding excisionase — its product is MNNNDIPVWEKYTLTIEEASKYFRIGENKLRRLAEENKDAGWLIMNGNRIQIKRRQFEQVIDKLDAI
- a CDS encoding replication initiation factor domain-containing protein encodes the protein MTTHKNLSVKIDYISIVFETATAEDVIMHILDLPTDIFNVYPATIKFKTYQARWQIGDIYVSGDARKTEDNPQGLGCYLVMTGRGCDDIFRILDSRNYTFGDMFRRCERRYGLDNFHFTRLDIAIDDKNEKPFFTIEQIKKKCEKEEFISNSEGYHFDESKFDDFDTAKTVYIGAGKSGLSYRFYDKDKEVCSKHNKTLDEVGSWKRTEMQLRDDKAHAFAMTFKDRPLELGELAFGLLANNLRFVVPSRNESNKSRWKTCRFWERFLGAVEVLKLQVPKLHNSLEETQQWLTEGGVISAVKSFYFLEEHDALGGLEKVGTMLDKARYSNSLSSKLTAHLQRIDRTDLIPYIQYDTKHGKGGI
- a CDS encoding helix-turn-helix transcriptional regulator — its product is MEHYEKKISFLGENIQTIRKHRGMKQQELADKIGINMQSLSKIERGVNYPTFDTLEKIMDVLGVTPNELLSGEWKYIDHTEPYIMDIIKREQDFNVSLDYLSENEFFDDENEYKFYMETILIRYISNYLSNEVVEIEELMEIKQLIQRQKIERMMKVHKEMRGLDRYREQPKEYKYHNPYDDWIFRQLADIDNRKNIPNTSPQVDFNEGDYEDYLKAKWNRGL